A region from the Variovorax sp. V93 genome encodes:
- a CDS encoding type VI secretion system tube protein Hcp yields MAADMFLKLEGVDGESKDDSHKKEIDVLSWSWGASQSGTGHVGGGSGAGKVSVQDLSVTKYVDASSHLLLLDCCNGQHIKKGTLVVRKAGATPLEYIKLTMEDIIVSNIHTGGSGGEDRLTETITLNFSKFKYEYTPQKADGSGDGTKETGWDIAANKKV; encoded by the coding sequence ATGGCTGCAGACATGTTTTTGAAGCTCGAGGGCGTCGACGGTGAATCCAAGGACGATTCGCACAAGAAGGAAATCGACGTTCTTTCCTGGAGCTGGGGTGCCAGCCAGTCCGGCACCGGCCACGTCGGCGGCGGCTCGGGCGCAGGCAAGGTGAGCGTGCAGGACCTCTCGGTCACCAAGTACGTGGATGCCTCCTCGCACCTGCTGCTGCTCGACTGCTGCAACGGCCAGCACATCAAGAAGGGCACGCTGGTGGTCCGCAAGGCCGGCGCCACGCCGCTCGAGTACATCAAGCTCACGATGGAAGACATCATCGTCAGCAACATCCACACCGGCGGCAGCGGCGGCGAAGACCGCCTGACCGAGACCATCACGCTGAACTTCTCGAAGTTCAAGTACGAGTACACGCCGCAGAAGGCCGATGGTTCCGGCGACGGCACCAAGGAAACCGGCTGGGACATCGCCGCCAACAAGAAGGTCTGA
- a CDS encoding PP2C family serine/threonine-protein phosphatase gives MEIEIVTLSRQGGRNYNEDVHGHWHDERYVACLVADGAGGHGGGDVAAATARSSVLGGFSAAPGLDEFTLRMLVEQANRDVVARQAEGGKLAGMRSTVVFAAIDLESQALAWVHSGDSRAYLFRGGAIVARTTDHSLVQQMVAGGMLDEEGARLHPQRNMLLSALGSVEEAPDITVSDRMRLMPGDVLLLCSDGVWEPLGDECLVDTLHASRTPSQWTEQLDAQIRARAKPGHDNYTALTLWVIPDDVDDATRLMPAAEEETMPAAIEPDEKPAD, from the coding sequence TTGGAAATCGAAATCGTCACGCTGTCCCGGCAGGGCGGCCGCAACTACAACGAAGACGTCCATGGCCACTGGCACGACGAGCGCTACGTCGCCTGCCTGGTGGCCGACGGCGCGGGCGGCCATGGCGGCGGCGACGTGGCGGCGGCCACGGCGCGCAGCAGCGTGCTGGGCGGCTTCTCGGCGGCGCCGGGGCTGGACGAGTTCACCTTGCGCATGCTGGTCGAGCAGGCCAACCGCGACGTGGTGGCGAGGCAGGCCGAAGGCGGCAAGCTCGCCGGCATGCGCTCCACGGTGGTCTTCGCGGCCATCGACCTGGAGAGCCAGGCGCTGGCCTGGGTGCACAGCGGCGACAGCCGCGCCTACCTGTTCCGCGGCGGCGCCATCGTGGCGCGCACCACCGACCACAGCCTGGTGCAGCAGATGGTGGCCGGCGGCATGCTCGACGAGGAAGGCGCGCGCCTGCATCCGCAGCGCAACATGCTGCTCTCGGCGCTGGGCTCGGTGGAGGAGGCGCCCGACATCACGGTGTCCGACCGCATGCGCCTGATGCCGGGCGACGTGCTGCTCCTGTGCAGCGACGGCGTGTGGGAGCCGCTGGGCGACGAGTGCCTGGTCGACACGCTGCACGCCTCGCGCACGCCCAGCCAGTGGACCGAGCAGCTCGACGCGCAGATCAGGGCACGCGCCAAGCCGGGCCACGACAACTACACGGCGCTCACGCTGTGGGTGATTCCCGATGACGTCGACGACGCCACGCGCCTGATGCCGGCGGCCGAGGAAGAGACGATGCCGGCGGCCATCGAGCCGGACGAGAAGCCGGCGGATTAG